A region of the Megalops cyprinoides isolate fMegCyp1 chromosome 21, fMegCyp1.pri, whole genome shotgun sequence genome:
atggagaAGAGAAAACGGCTAATGGGAGGAGTCAGGATTGTGACTACATGTCTGTATAGTCCACAGTGTTCAGATTTTTTGGCGCATTGCAGTGTTGTCCATCCCTGTGGAAATGCAATATCGGCCAGCTCGCTCCCAGTCTCCCAGGAGGTGAGGTTGCTGACGAGCTTGTTGGTTCTCTTTGTGGTAGTACTCCCTGTGTAACGAGTCGCTGATCGAGCTGTCGAACCCGGGAGCGAGCGGCTCCGTGTTCTACGTCTCCAGCGACGACGAGTTCATCATCAAGACCGTGCAGCACAAGGAGGCTGAGTTTCTGCAGAAACTGCTCCCGGGGTACTTCATGGTGAGAGGGCATTCGCTGGTGATGGactgtatgtgagtgagtgtgtgtgtctctgtgtgtgagtatgtgtgtgtctctatgtttgagcgtgtgtgcctctgtgtgtgagtatgtgcgcatctgtgtctctctctctctctctctctctctctctctctctctctgcgagtgagtgtgtgtctcaatgtgtgagtgagtatgtctctgtgttcatgtatttatatctgtatttttctcctctctgagCAGTTAGCGTGTCCTTGTCGGGGCACTAAAGCAgccattccccctctctctctgcagaacctGAACCAGAACAAGCGCACCTTGCTGCCCAAGTTCTATGGGCTCTACTGCGTTCAGGCGGGAGGCAAGAACATCCGCATCGTGGTGATGAACAACCTGCTGCCGCGCTCCGTACCCATGCACCTCAGGTACGACCTCAAGGGCTCCACCTACAAGCGCCGCGCCTCTGCCAAGGAGCGGGATAAGGCCTCACCCACCTTCAAGGACCTGGACTTCATCCAGGACCTGCCTGACGGGATTCTGCTGGAGCCGGACTACTACAACGCCCTGAGCAAGACCATCCAGAGGGATTGCCTGGTTAGTGTGCGCTAGGTGTCGTTCATGTGTAAATGCTGTACTGTAGCTGTCTCGCATGTCAGAGACCCTCCACAAGTAGGATGAGTTATCTCCAGGTTTCTAGCATATATATCAAATGTATGCAGTCGCCGAGTTGTTTATCCATTATAGTTGAACTTCATTCACCCTACCAGCAATGTTTGGTTAATTTTGAATTGCCACACTGTTAATATCCAGATGCTCTGTCCCTggaagaaattattttcatattatcatAATTTGCTGAGGGCACTCAAAGAAAAAGCTTGTGTTTATACTGTACCACTGTTGCAAAATGTGTGTATACTGCATCACTTTGTTCAGTGCTATAAATATGCTATATGTTTATACTGTACTGCTATACTGAGTTCTTGCTTCCCTACCTCAGCTTCTGCAGAGCTTCAAGATCATGGACTACAGCCTGCTGGTGGGGATCCACAACATGGACCAGGCGTGCCGGGAGCGGGCAGGCGAGGGCGTGGCCACTGAGGGGGCCGTGTCGCCGGACCAAAGGAGGCCACAGGGCCAGAAGTCCCTGTACTGCACTGCCATGGAGTCCATCCAGGGGGAGGTGCGGGGCAAGGGGCCCCAGGACTCAGAGGACCAGTGAGTggctctttcctctcctccacgAATACTTTTGAGTGTCGCTGCCTCTGTTGGTGCCGATTGTGATAGTTCGTGTTTTAGCAGACTGGGTGGGATCCCGGCCCGCAACGGCAAAGGGGAGAGGCTGCTGGTCTTCATCGGGGTCATCGACATCCTGCAGTCCTACAGGTATGGGTTCTTACAGCAGGAAGAGTGCAGCGGCTGACTCAGTTAGTGGaaatgcgtgtgtgcgcgcatacgCATGTGTTTTCATCATTAGTTCATAAATTCCCAAGCCTGTGATCCACGTATTGAGTGATTTCATTCTCATGTGGCTTCATATATGTACAAAGTATTTGCAATAGCAGATGCTATTTTAATATACAAAGATATTTAAAACGCAGGTGTAGTGTCTGTAATGGTGCAGTGTCTGGTTGTGGAAGGTGTATAGTGTGTTTTTACACAAGTATCTCAGGCCCCACCAGCAGGCCCCAGCCCACAGTCTTAGAATTAAATTCCTTGTCCATACTTACCCAGCGTTTCCTTCGCCCTCAGGTTTATGAAGAAGCTTGAACACTCCTGGAAGGCCCTGGTCCACGATGGGGTGAGATGCCTCATATTTCaggctttcattttctcttaaatcctgctgtttttttccagattttttccACCCTAATTTTGTGTGTACCGAGATCATAGTAAATGAAGTGTCTTATGCTGGGGAAATTCAGAATGTTGGAAAGGGTCATTTGGAAAATGACTGCCTACAttctttttccctctcaatGACAATAGAAGCATTATTAAAGAATGGGATATGTAGCATGTCATGGGTTCATGATGCAATAGGACATGTTTTCTGGCATCTTTTGTTCAAAATTATGGTGCAAGTTCTACAATGCACAGTTGTCTTCAGTGGCAGTATCTATAAACATAGATATCTATAAACTGTCTTTCCTGGGTAATTGTGGCTTGCCATAGTGTTTAGCATTATGGTGGTTATGATTCACTGGTTTAGCCTGCAAACAACAGTGCTCTaacaaaaggaaatgcatgcattttgttcTCCAAAATGAAAGCCAGACTTTCTTGTATATGTGTGCAGTTTTCTCccattttgactgttttggaAATAaactgacagtaaaaaaaaataacaaaaaatgatttttgctgATTTGAATGTTATGTTATTTCGACTTGTATGGTGCTGAAATGAGGCCATGGTTTTTCTGCTTTAGGACACAGTGTCTGTGCACAGACCTGGCTTCTATGCAGAAAGGTTCCAGAGATTCATGTGCAACACCGTCTTCAAGAAAATCCCATGTGagtcctgctgtgtgtttatacatgttGACCCCTGTCTTCAAacatctgcctgcctgtctgtcttgtctgtctgtcactgtgtcttGAGAGACTCATGCCCCTCACCTGTGCTCGCCCCACAGTGAAGCCCTCCCC
Encoded here:
- the LOC118796601 gene encoding phosphatidylinositol 4-phosphate 5-kinase type-1 alpha-like isoform X1, which gives rise to MASPGPTASGSMGPTGSGGTRKMASSEVPGSSGTSQTMKKTIGHRGVDPTGETTYKKTTSSALKGAIQLGITHTVGSLSQKAERDVLMQDFVVVESIFFPSEGSNLTPAHRYSDFRFKTYAPIAFRYFRELFGIRPDDYLYSLCNESLIELSNPGASGSVFYVSSDDEFIIKTVQHKEAEFLQKLLPGYFMNLNQNKRTLLPKFYGLYCVQAGGKNIRIVVMNNLLPRSVPMHLRYDLKGSTYKRRASAKERDKASPTFKDLDFIQDLPDGILLEPDYYNALSKTIQRDCLLLQSFKIMDYSLLVGIHNMDQACRERAGEGVATEGAVSPDQRRPQGQKSLYCTAMESIQGEVRGKGPQDSEDHRLGGIPARNGKGERLLVFIGVIDILQSYRFMKKLEHSWKALVHDGDTVSVHRPGFYAERFQRFMCNTVFKKIPLKPSPSKKSRAGGQGMLRRANTTGGSTGPQSHAGGNSADSRPFYHSQLSHSEAEGESGMQSGRPDLLPKTPPLDKSENKESTGLATSSPPLRSVGVEVHKSASTDQDHSAPHSVDAVDPEELSGGEDAISLKDIVPETSI
- the LOC118796601 gene encoding phosphatidylinositol 4-phosphate 5-kinase type-1 alpha-like isoform X2, coding for MASPGPTASGSMGPTGSGGTRKMASSEVPGSSGTSQTMKKTIGHRGVDPTGETTYKKTTSSALKGAIQLGITHTVGSLSQKAERDVLMQDFVVVESIFFPSEGSNLTPAHRYSDFRFKTYAPIAFRYFRELFGIRPDDYLYSLCNESLIELSNPGASGSVFYVSSDDEFIIKTVQHKEAEFLQKLLPGYFMNLNQNKRTLLPKFYGLYCVQAGGKNIRIVVMNNLLPRSVPMHLRYDLKGSTYKRRASAKERDKASPTFKDLDFIQDLPDGILLEPDYYNALSKTIQRDCLLLQSFKIMDYSLLVGIHNMDQACRERAGEGVATEGAVSPDQRRPQGQKSLYCTAMESIQGEVRGKGPQDSEDQLGGIPARNGKGERLLVFIGVIDILQSYRFMKKLEHSWKALVHDGDTVSVHRPGFYAERFQRFMCNTVFKKIPLKPSPSKKSRAGGQGMLRRANTTGGSTGPQSHAGGNSADSRPFYHSQLSHSEAEGESGMQSGRPDLLPKTPPLDKSENKESTGLATSSPPLRSVGVEVHKSASTDQDHSAPHSVDAVDPEELSGGEDAISLKDIVPETSI